A window of the Oncorhynchus kisutch isolate 150728-3 linkage group LG12, Okis_V2, whole genome shotgun sequence genome harbors these coding sequences:
- the tlr3 gene encoding toll-like receptor 3 yields MNWPDIILILLAVNLGDIITGPTLCHASQKRQKSECQVRNGWADCSHLRLKEIPPNLPWNITGLDVSHNRLVELPPASLATYPGLVHLDVGFNSLTKLEDSLCQTLGLLRTLTVQHNEVHRLKEKDLRNCTNLTELNLAGNRLKLQGDPFAALQSLTLLDVSKNDLKTANLGTHLQLPSLVTLILSSNSISTFKKDDFYFLSNSSSLRVLHLSNLTTLAKFEPDCLKPIASIYELVMNGSKLGPSLTSKLCTELSGTAIRSLSLQKTQLVTLDNTTFKGLGKTHLTTLDLSHNSIAKIGDGSFQWLSMLEVLSLEQNNLKRLTKNTFNGLGYLTRLNLNMALVKSHTSSYPIIDDFSFQPLGALESLSMENTAFRNISVLTFAGLMSLRQLHLSGTSCMSLKIITNQTFVSLAGSPLLMLKLTSTAISRLDPGAFSSLGNLTTLLLGNNSISQTLTGKEFQGLGQLQEIYLSNGNQKLTLSPMSFVHVPALRTLMLGRALTSTPYMNTSPFKPLSNLTILDLSNNNIANIKIDLLDGLENLKVLKFQHNNLARLWKSANPGGPVLFLRGLRSLVALEMDFNGLDEIPDEALHGLTNLQELSLSGNILNQLRDSVFNDLRSLRVLRLQKNLITSVRKEVFGPALGNLSQLVMEKNPFDCTCESILWFVAWLNGTNASVPGLRDEYVCNTPQAYYNRSIMEFDRLSCLDMTPFQALYVLTSTAVLTLMVTSLLVRFQGWRIQFYWNVLINRTLGLSDASSREGREFNYDAYVIHAAKDKTWVERSLLPLEEEQGYTFYLQDRDAVPGDSRLESIVENMRRSRKILFVVTETLLEDSMCRQFMAHHALHQVIEDSRDSVVLVFLEDVQDYRLSRCLLLRRGMLRPHCLLNWPLQRERVPAFHQRLRIALGTTNRVQ; encoded by the exons ATGAATTGGCCAGATATAATCCTCATTCTATTGGCTGTCAATCTGGGTGACATCATCACTGGCCCTACCCTATGCCACGCCTCTCAAAAGCGTCAGAAATCCGAATGCCAGGTGCGAAACGGCTGGGCGGACTGCAGCCACCTCCGCCTCAAGGAGATCCCGCCCAACCTGCCCTGGAATATCACCGGCCTGGATGTCTCCCACAACAGGCTGGTGGAGCTACCCCCAGCATCGCTGGCCACTTACCCTGGGCTTGTGCACCTGGACGTGGGCTTCAACAGCCTCACCAAGCTGGAGGACAGCCTGTGTCAGACCCTGGGCCTGCTGAGGACACTGACCGTACAGCACAACGAGGTACATCGGCTGAAGGAGAAGGACCTGAGAAACTGcaccaatctgacagagcttaaCCTGGCTGGCAACAGGTTGAAGCTACAGGGAGACCCCTTTGCTGCCTTACAG AGTCTGACACTGCTGGACGTGTCCAAAAATGACCTGAAGACAGCCAACTTGGGTACCCACCTTCAGCTTCCAAGCCTGGTGACTCTCATCTTGTCTAGCAACAGCATATCAACCTTCAAAAAGGATGACTTCTATTTTCTCAGTAATTCCTCATCCCTACGAGTCCTCCACCTGTCGAATCTAACAACTCTAGCAAAG TTTGAGCCTGATTGCTTGAAGCCCATTGCAAGCATATATGAGTTAGTCATGAATGGGAGCAAACTTGGCCCTTCACTCACGTCTAAACTCTGCACAGAGCTTTCTGGGACAGCGATCCGCAGCCTCTCCCTCCAGAAGACACAGCTAGTTACACTAGACAACACCACCTTCAAAGGCCTGGGGAAGACCCACCTCACTACTTTGGATCTATCCCACAACAGCATAGCTAAGATCGGGGATGGTTCTTTCCAGTGGCTGTCCATGCTGGAAGTTCTTTCTCTGGAGCAGAACAACCTCAAGCGCCTGACTAAGAACACTTTCAACGGGCTGGGGTATCTGACACGGCTCAACCTGAATATGGCGCTGGTGAAGAGTCACACTTCTTCTTACCCTATTATTGACGACTTCTCcttccagccactaggggcactGGAGAGCCTGAGCATGGAGAATACTGCCTTTCGAAACATCTCGGTGCTCACCTTTGCGGGTTTGATGAGTCTCCGCCAACTCCACCTGAGTGGGACCAGCTGCATGTCGCTCAAAATCATCACCAACCAGACCTTTGTGTCCCTCGCAGGTTCACCACTTCTTATGCTAAAGCTTACAAGCACAGCAATCTCCCGTCTAGACCCTGGAGCCTTCTCCAGCCTGGGCAATCTCACCACCCTTCTGCTGGGCAACAACTCCATCTCCCAGACCCTGACGGGGAAAGAGTTCCAGGGTTTGGGCCAGCTACAGGAGATCTACCTCTCTAACGGCAACCAGAAGCTCACCCTCAGCCCTATGTCGTTCGTCCATGTGCCCGCTCTCAGGACTCTGATGCTGGGGAGAGCTCTGACCAGCACCCCGTATATGAATACCTCTCCGTTCAAGCCTCTGTCCAACCTCACCATCCTGGACCTCAGCAACAACAACATCGCCAACATAAAAATTGATCTTCTTGATGGACTAGAGAATCTGAAGGTGCTGAAGTTTCAGCACAACAACTTGGCCCGGCTGTGGAAGAGTGCTAACCCGGGTGGGCCGGTGCTGTTTCTTAGGGGGCTCCGCAGCCTTGTTGCCCTGGAGATGGACTTCAACGGTCTGGATGAGATCCCCGATGAGGCCCTTCATGGATTAACCAACCTTCAAGAGCTCAGCCTCAGTGGGAACATCCTGAACCAACTCAGGGACTCAGTCTTCAACGACTTGAGGTCGCTCCGGGTGCTTCGGCTCCAGAAGAACCTAATCACGTCGGTGAGGAAGGAAGTGTTTGGGCCGGCTTTGGGCAACCTCAGCCAGCTGGTCATGGAGAAGAACCCGTTCGACTGCACCTGCGAGAGCATCCTGTGGTTTGTGGCGTGGCTGAACGGAACAAACGCCAGTGTGCCGGGCCTCAGGGATGAGTATGTGTGCAACACGCCGCAAGCCTACTACAACCGCTCGATCATGGAGTTTGACAGGCTCTCCTGCCTGGACATGACACCATTCCAGGCGCTCTACGTGCTCACCAGCACTGCGGTCCTGACTTTAATGGTGACCTCACTCCTAGTGCGCTTCCAGGGTTGGAGGATTCAGTTCTACTGGAACGTTCTGATCAACCGTACGCTCGGATTGAGCGATGCCAGttccagggaggggagagagttcAACTACGACGCGTACGTCATTCATGCTGCAAAGGATAAAACCTGGGTGGAACGAAGCTTGCTCCCTCTAGAGGAAGAACAAGGGTATACATTTTATCTGCAGGATCGAGATGCAGTGCCAGGTGATTCGCGACTGGAGTCCATTGTGGAGAATATGAGAAGGTCCAGGAAAATACTATTTGTGGTCACCGAAACTCTTCTCGAAGACTCCATGTGTCGACA GTTCATGGCCCACCACGCCCTGCACCAGGTGATCGAGGACAGCCGGGACTCGGTGGTGCTGGTCTTCCTGGAGGACGTGCAGGACTACAGGTTGTCCCGCTGTCTGCTCCTGCGCAGGGGCATGCTTCGTCCACATTGCCTCCTCAACTGGCCCCTGCAGAGGGAGAGGGTGCCCGCCTTCCACCAGAGGCTCCGCATCGCCCTGGGCACCACCAACCGAGTGCAGTAA